One Candidatus Nanosynbacter featherlites genomic region harbors:
- a CDS encoding ATP-dependent Clp protease ATP-binding subunit, with the protein MEQPRDFSELESRLTDTARASFERAGVIARNQGSPYVGTEHILLGILAQNSSLGAKILAESGVTLDRVETALELTPSAVVFAVVDHGVRADVLATVRMAWELALEFGQSRIGTEHLVYSILTQREARATRILRDMNVDLEALRGDLEGVFDRQQSEAEQQIESAPTTERKSIKLLEKFGNDLTERARQGLVDPMIGRDKELSRVITVLGRRSKNNPALIGEPGVGKTAIVEGLAQRIVDGDVPAFLEGKRIIQLDLVSMVAGTKFRGQFEERLQKVLVVAKEHQEVILFIDELHLLVGAGSAEGSMDAANALKPALARGEVRVIGATTFDEYRKYIEKDAALSRRFQSVVVAEPEAEEAVRMVMGLSSRLALHHQLSIDEEAVKLAVDLSQRYVMDRFLPDKAIDVLDEAAALMRSKQPLKPGRRQKLAQQIKRLAGKIDAAVEAEDYERAARFKTQMKQLEKRAGDLGASEDMLPRLDEAYLRSAVSAMTGVPVKKLAHTEAKSLIKLEHRLGKFVLGQTEAIAELARSIRRNSAGLHRHSGPMGSFVFLGPTGVGKTELARVLAREVFGGEQNLIKIDMSEFSEKHTTSRLVGAPAGYVGYEDGGKLTDKVRRQPYSVVLFDEIEKAHPDVMNLLLQLLEDGQLTDAQGRAISFRHTIIILTSNVGSAGMMNTEALGFGGAKKRSSKDVQRHNDRTARQALEDFLKPELIERFDAIIVFQALSRAVAGKIFDTIASELGAAIESHGMSLMIKPSVKRRIIDHGFDAERGARRLRRTVQTLLGDPLSEAVLSKAHAGSTLIASMKKGEVIIDVED; encoded by the coding sequence ATGGAACAGCCGAGAGATTTCTCTGAGCTGGAATCGCGCCTGACAGATACGGCGCGGGCTAGCTTTGAGCGAGCTGGTGTGATTGCCCGAAATCAAGGAAGCCCGTACGTGGGGACTGAGCATATTCTCCTGGGGATATTGGCTCAGAATTCTTCGCTAGGTGCCAAGATCTTGGCGGAAAGTGGAGTGACGCTTGATCGCGTTGAAACGGCGCTGGAATTGACGCCGAGTGCGGTGGTGTTTGCTGTCGTTGACCATGGAGTACGAGCTGATGTTTTGGCGACAGTGCGCATGGCGTGGGAGCTGGCGCTGGAGTTTGGGCAGTCGCGAATCGGTACGGAGCATTTGGTCTACAGCATCTTGACGCAGCGCGAAGCGCGGGCTACTAGGATTTTGCGTGACATGAATGTTGATTTAGAGGCTCTTCGTGGCGACTTGGAGGGCGTGTTTGACAGGCAACAGTCAGAGGCAGAGCAACAAATCGAGTCAGCGCCGACTACTGAACGCAAGTCCATCAAACTGCTAGAGAAGTTTGGCAATGATTTAACAGAGCGAGCTCGGCAGGGATTGGTCGATCCGATGATTGGGCGGGACAAAGAATTGTCGCGTGTCATCACGGTGTTGGGTCGGCGCAGTAAAAATAACCCAGCTTTGATCGGTGAGCCAGGCGTGGGAAAAACTGCAATTGTTGAAGGTTTGGCGCAGCGAATCGTTGATGGTGACGTGCCGGCATTTTTGGAAGGCAAAAGGATCATCCAGCTAGACCTGGTTTCCATGGTGGCGGGAACGAAGTTTCGTGGGCAGTTTGAAGAACGCTTGCAAAAAGTGCTAGTGGTCGCCAAGGAGCACCAAGAAGTTATTTTGTTTATCGATGAGCTGCATCTGCTGGTGGGCGCTGGTTCGGCCGAAGGCTCGATGGACGCCGCCAATGCTTTGAAGCCAGCGTTGGCGCGCGGCGAAGTGCGGGTGATCGGGGCGACGACCTTTGATGAATATCGCAAATACATTGAAAAAGACGCTGCTTTGAGCCGACGATTTCAGTCGGTGGTGGTGGCGGAACCTGAGGCAGAAGAAGCGGTGCGGATGGTGATGGGGCTGAGTAGTCGCTTGGCGCTGCATCATCAGCTGAGTATCGACGAGGAGGCTGTGAAGCTGGCAGTAGATTTGAGCCAGCGGTATGTCATGGATCGATTTTTGCCCGACAAAGCGATTGATGTGCTGGACGAAGCGGCAGCATTGATGCGCTCAAAGCAGCCACTCAAACCAGGCCGACGCCAAAAGTTAGCTCAGCAAATCAAGCGCCTGGCGGGTAAAATCGATGCGGCTGTGGAAGCGGAAGACTACGAACGAGCGGCGCGTTTCAAAACGCAAATGAAGCAATTGGAAAAGCGCGCTGGTGATCTGGGCGCGAGCGAGGACATGTTGCCGCGGTTGGATGAAGCATATTTGAGGTCGGCAGTGAGCGCTATGACTGGTGTGCCAGTGAAAAAATTGGCGCACACTGAAGCCAAAAGTTTGATCAAGCTGGAGCATAGATTAGGTAAATTTGTGCTGGGGCAAACTGAAGCAATTGCTGAATTGGCGAGGTCTATTCGACGAAACAGCGCTGGACTACATCGGCATAGCGGACCCATGGGATCTTTCGTATTTTTGGGCCCGACAGGTGTTGGTAAAACTGAGCTGGCTCGCGTGTTGGCGCGGGAAGTGTTTGGTGGTGAGCAGAACCTCATCAAAATTGACATGAGTGAATTCTCCGAAAAGCACACGACGAGTCGGTTGGTTGGCGCTCCAGCGGGCTATGTGGGGTATGAAGATGGCGGTAAATTGACCGACAAAGTTCGTCGGCAGCCGTACAGTGTGGTGTTATTTGATGAGATTGAAAAAGCACATCCAGACGTGATGAATCTGCTACTGCAACTACTGGAAGATGGTCAGTTGACCGACGCGCAAGGGCGAGCGATCAGCTTTCGCCATACCATCATCATCTTGACCAGCAATGTTGGCTCGGCGGGTATGATGAATACTGAAGCGTTAGGGTTTGGCGGCGCAAAGAAACGCAGTAGCAAAGACGTACAGCGACACAATGACCGGACGGCGCGACAGGCTCTGGAGGATTTCTTAAAGCCAGAGTTGATTGAGCGATTTGATGCTATCATCGTCTTCCAAGCGTTGAGCCGAGCAGTTGCTGGCAAGATATTTGATACTATTGCGAGCGAACTTGGCGCGGCAATTGAGAGCCACGGCATGAGCCTGATGATTAAACCAAGTGTCAAACGTCGCATCATTGACCATGGCTTTGACGCTGAACGCGGAGCGAGACGCCTTCGGCGGACTGTCCAGACTCTGTTGGGAGATCCGTTGAGTGAAGCAGTGCTGTCGAAAGCGCACGCAGGATCAACATTAATTGCGTCAATGAAAAAAGGTGAGGTAATAATTGATGTCGAAGATTAG
- the nusA gene encoding transcription termination factor NusA yields the protein MEDLNIKQLTLALRTIAEEKNLPEETVLEVIEQAIAAAWRRDNGTREQLVRASLNINSGTAVVSVVKTVVEEVENDVNQMSLDEAKTVDPAAELGSEVTVETHNVTTFGRVAAQTAKQVILQRLREAEREVVLAEFEDKIGTVVTGTIQRVEPRVVRIELGKAVGIMPQSEQIPGEYYGVGRRVKVYIKDIEREGRGPQLILSRGNEEFVRFLFSQEVPEMETGAVEIKAIAREAGRRTKLAVASALPGVDPVGTFVGGHGTRVQAVMNEIGEQEKIDIIPFEEDAAGFIANAMSPAEVLSVTVNEDEKRATVYVSEDQQSVAIGRAGQNVRLASRLTGYELDIEAKAAVKPAENKPRKNVEDSLFNAIEETAE from the coding sequence ATGGAAGATTTGAACATTAAGCAATTGACGTTGGCACTGCGGACGATTGCCGAGGAAAAGAACCTGCCAGAAGAGACAGTTCTAGAGGTGATCGAGCAGGCTATCGCGGCGGCGTGGCGGCGTGATAACGGTACCCGTGAGCAGTTGGTGCGCGCTAGCCTAAACATCAATAGCGGCACGGCTGTGGTGTCGGTCGTCAAAACGGTGGTTGAAGAAGTCGAAAATGATGTCAATCAAATGAGCCTGGACGAGGCCAAAACGGTTGACCCGGCGGCTGAGTTAGGCAGCGAAGTGACGGTCGAGACTCACAACGTGACGACGTTTGGTCGGGTAGCAGCCCAGACCGCCAAGCAAGTGATTTTGCAGCGGCTGCGCGAGGCCGAGCGCGAAGTGGTGCTGGCAGAATTTGAAGATAAAATTGGTACGGTGGTAACCGGTACGATTCAGCGGGTTGAGCCACGCGTGGTGCGAATTGAGCTGGGCAAGGCGGTCGGTATCATGCCTCAGTCCGAGCAAATCCCTGGCGAATACTACGGTGTTGGTCGCCGCGTCAAGGTGTACATTAAGGACATCGAACGCGAAGGTCGCGGTCCGCAGCTGATATTGAGCCGCGGCAATGAAGAGTTTGTGCGGTTCTTGTTCAGTCAGGAAGTGCCAGAGATGGAAACGGGCGCTGTGGAAATCAAAGCCATTGCCCGCGAGGCGGGTCGCCGCACCAAATTGGCGGTTGCATCAGCACTGCCAGGTGTTGACCCAGTCGGTACCTTCGTCGGCGGTCATGGAACGCGTGTTCAGGCGGTGATGAACGAAATTGGCGAGCAGGAAAAAATTGATATCATTCCGTTTGAAGAAGACGCAGCTGGTTTCATCGCCAATGCCATGAGCCCGGCAGAAGTGCTGAGCGTGACGGTCAATGAGGACGAAAAGCGAGCAACCGTCTACGTTAGCGAGGATCAGCAATCAGTGGCCATCGGCCGGGCTGGGCAGAATGTTCGCTTGGCAAGTCGTCTGACTGGCTATGAACTAGATATCGAGGCAAAGGCAGCTGTTAAACCAGCTGAAAATAAGCCTCGCAAGAATGTAGAAGACAGCTTGTTTAATGCCATTGAGGAAACAGCAGAATAA
- a CDS encoding HNH endonuclease family protein, with protein MKGAKLQRRRIMALFVVVLSVLAVWSSQLSQPKLAPVPADLQQQYFGNSTALDELNKLEVKGRAPKTGYTRKQFGNGWGKIDGCSVREVILARDLSDEKVGEGCKVLSGVLQDPYTGQTIHFQRGEKTSSKVQIDHVVALSDAWQKGAQNLSAVDREKLANDPLNLLASEGQANQNKGDSDASAWLPPNKDFRCQYVTRQIAVKKKYHLWVTDAEKQASVHVLEKCKG; from the coding sequence ATGAAGGGGGCGAAATTACAGCGCAGGCGTATCATGGCCTTGTTTGTGGTGGTGCTGTCGGTTTTGGCAGTGTGGTCGTCACAGCTGTCGCAGCCAAAGCTGGCTCCTGTCCCGGCTGATCTGCAGCAACAGTATTTTGGCAATTCAACCGCGCTTGATGAACTGAACAAATTGGAAGTAAAGGGTCGTGCGCCCAAAACGGGCTATACGCGCAAACAGTTTGGCAACGGCTGGGGCAAAATTGATGGTTGCTCGGTGCGGGAAGTGATTTTAGCTAGGGACTTGAGTGATGAAAAAGTGGGCGAAGGCTGCAAGGTGCTTTCTGGTGTTTTGCAAGATCCATATACTGGTCAAACCATTCATTTTCAGCGCGGTGAAAAAACCAGTTCTAAAGTACAGATCGACCATGTGGTGGCGCTGAGCGACGCCTGGCAAAAGGGCGCGCAGAATTTGTCAGCGGTTGACAGGGAAAAATTAGCGAATGATCCACTGAACCTACTGGCGTCAGAAGGGCAGGCAAACCAGAATAAGGGTGATAGCGATGCATCAGCTTGGTTGCCGCCTAACAAAGATTTTCGCTGCCAATACGTCACCCGGCAAATTGCGGTGAAGAAAAAATATCACTTGTGGGTCACTGACGCTGAAAAGCAAGCCTCCGTTCATGTTTTGGAAAAATGTAAGGGGTGA
- a CDS encoding M1 family metallopeptidase has translation MTKLKHLLDTFTPHHYDLTLDLTRAEEKSFSGTVIISGESTGESISLHAKDLTIHSALIDDQPAEFSHGEFDELNLSRPELSSGKHTVRIDFSGTITDAMHGLYPCYFTHNGIKKQLFATQFESHHAREVFPCVDEPAAKATYDVTLRTAPDLTVLGNMPVTTSSEQDSALTTTFATTPRMSSYLLAFVVGELHKKTAHTKSGVEVNIWATPAQSEETLDFALDIATSSIDFYDEYFGVPYPLPKSDHVALPDFSSGAMENWGLITYRESCLLADSKLTPESSKRFIATVIAHELSHQWFGNLVTMQWWNDLWLNESFANMMEYVAVDALHPKWRMWEDFATGEVTVALRRDSLDGVQPVQADVNHPDEISTLFDPAIVYAKGGRLLVMVRRLIGEEAFRSGLKAYFEKFAYQNTVGDDLWQELETASGQPIINLMNTWISQPGLPIVRVEQDNSAKQSTATLRQQRFFIGDHQPSDALWPIPLFANQPLDDEILTEREKTFTIEKPLQLNCGLNGHFVTKYDTTTREQLLTTIHELPTLDKICLLQDATLLARAGFENSASLLPLALSLKHETNEKVFGMAAGALAELRKFVDDDDDGKARLKQISGEFARATFDELGWDETPGESDDDRERRVTALGLMIYSEDQAVLAEAKRRFDSQPLEELPTEIRSLIISATVRHFETPEMINSLFQTYQQTPSNDLQADITLGLTATKNPETAQKILANIKRPDVIRPQDASRWFVYLIRTHESCQLTWDWLKDNWQWVETTFAGDKSYDEFIRYAAIGLTTSDELADFRRFFEPMLNIPALTRTIELGITEIAARVELIERDKAGVLAVLQTTL, from the coding sequence ATGACAAAACTCAAGCATTTACTCGATACCTTTACACCCCATCACTATGACCTAACCCTCGACTTGACACGCGCCGAGGAAAAATCGTTTTCTGGCACAGTGATCATTTCCGGCGAGTCGACTGGCGAGTCGATTTCGCTACACGCCAAAGATTTGACTATTCACTCGGCGTTGATTGACGACCAGCCAGCTGAGTTTTCTCACGGTGAGTTTGACGAGCTAAACCTGTCGCGCCCAGAGTTGTCCAGCGGTAAGCACACCGTTCGCATCGACTTTTCTGGCACCATCACCGACGCTATGCACGGGCTATACCCATGCTATTTTACGCATAATGGCATTAAAAAGCAGTTATTCGCCACCCAATTTGAATCGCACCACGCCCGCGAAGTCTTTCCGTGTGTTGACGAGCCAGCCGCCAAGGCAACTTACGACGTAACGCTGAGAACCGCACCAGATTTGACCGTCCTTGGTAATATGCCCGTCACTACATCATCCGAGCAGGACAGTGCGCTGACAACCACTTTTGCCACCACACCGCGTATGAGTAGTTATTTGCTAGCTTTTGTCGTCGGCGAACTCCACAAGAAAACTGCTCATACCAAATCTGGCGTTGAAGTTAATATTTGGGCAACGCCAGCCCAAAGCGAGGAGACCCTGGATTTTGCGCTGGACATTGCCACTAGCTCCATTGATTTTTATGATGAATATTTTGGCGTACCATATCCGTTGCCAAAGTCTGACCACGTAGCGCTGCCAGATTTCTCGTCGGGTGCCATGGAAAACTGGGGGCTCATCACCTACCGCGAAAGTTGCCTGCTGGCTGACTCGAAATTAACACCAGAGTCATCCAAGCGCTTCATCGCCACCGTCATCGCTCACGAGCTCAGCCACCAGTGGTTTGGTAATTTGGTGACCATGCAGTGGTGGAATGATCTGTGGCTGAACGAGAGCTTCGCCAATATGATGGAATACGTCGCAGTCGACGCACTGCATCCTAAGTGGCGGATGTGGGAGGATTTTGCGACGGGCGAGGTCACAGTGGCGCTTCGACGCGATAGCCTAGACGGTGTGCAGCCAGTGCAGGCTGATGTTAATCACCCGGACGAGATCAGCACATTGTTTGACCCGGCAATTGTCTATGCTAAAGGTGGGCGGCTGCTGGTGATGGTGCGGCGGCTGATCGGCGAGGAAGCGTTTCGCTCTGGTTTGAAGGCATATTTTGAAAAATTTGCCTACCAAAACACTGTTGGTGATGATTTGTGGCAGGAGCTAGAGACTGCCAGCGGTCAGCCAATTATTAACCTGATGAACACTTGGATTTCTCAGCCAGGTTTACCAATCGTGCGAGTCGAACAGGATAATTCGGCCAAGCAATCGACCGCCACCCTTCGCCAACAGCGCTTCTTCATCGGCGACCATCAGCCATCCGACGCCTTGTGGCCGATTCCATTATTCGCCAACCAACCACTTGATGACGAAATTTTAACTGAACGTGAGAAAACATTCACCATTGAAAAACCGCTACAGCTGAACTGCGGACTGAACGGACATTTCGTGACCAAATATGACACCACTACTCGTGAGCAACTATTGACTACTATTCACGAACTGCCGACTCTGGATAAAATCTGCCTACTCCAAGATGCTACGTTGTTAGCTCGGGCTGGATTTGAAAATTCAGCTTCACTCCTGCCACTGGCACTGTCGCTGAAACATGAAACCAACGAAAAGGTTTTCGGCATGGCGGCTGGTGCACTGGCGGAGCTACGCAAATTTGTTGACGATGATGACGACGGCAAGGCCCGCTTGAAGCAAATTTCTGGCGAATTTGCTCGCGCTACCTTTGACGAACTGGGTTGGGACGAAACACCCGGTGAATCCGACGACGACCGCGAACGGCGCGTCACTGCTCTAGGCTTGATGATCTATAGCGAAGACCAAGCAGTGCTAGCGGAAGCCAAGCGACGCTTCGACAGCCAGCCTCTTGAGGAATTACCAACAGAAATCCGTTCACTGATCATTAGTGCTACTGTGCGGCACTTTGAAACGCCAGAGATGATTAACAGCCTGTTCCAGACCTACCAGCAGACGCCGTCAAACGACCTGCAAGCTGACATCACTCTGGGACTTACCGCCACTAAAAACCCCGAAACTGCGCAAAAAATCCTTGCAAATATCAAGCGCCCCGACGTCATTCGTCCACAAGACGCTAGCCGTTGGTTCGTTTATCTCATCCGCACTCACGAAAGCTGCCAGCTCACGTGGGATTGGCTGAAGGATAATTGGCAGTGGGTCGAAACAACCTTTGCTGGCGACAAAAGCTACGATGAGTTCATTCGCTACGCTGCCATCGGGCTAACAACGAGCGACGAACTGGCTGACTTCCGCCGCTTCTTTGAGCCGATGCTGAATATCCCAGCCCTGACTAGGACGATTGAGCTGGGCATCACAGAAATCGCAGCCCGAGTTGAGTTGATTGAGCGAGACAAGGCGGGCGTGCTCGCTGTTTTGCAAACAACACTGTGA
- a CDS encoding ribonuclease HII, protein MILGIDEVGRGPWAGPLVVGAVILGGADIEGLNDSKKLTKKRREALDEVIREQAAAWALGWVSAGELDDVGMSQALRLATRRAVKQIQSQCKEKNLAFDEIIIDGTVNFLADTALERYVTVMAKADGLIPSVSAASIIAKVARDQFMTEQDVVYPGYGFASNAGYGVAKHRAAIERLGVTPLHRLSFAPLQKYAGTEGNSQLSSSSQIKHQQGNTTRQIGDMGEQTAADWLTADGHEIIARNWRTRYCEIDIVSMKDDVLWFTEVKYRKNDDFGGGLAAITTKKQRQMRFAAELFMAKHPQYEGCDMRLLAVAVEGNPLTVRKQVVLE, encoded by the coding sequence ATGATTCTCGGTATTGACGAAGTTGGGCGTGGGCCATGGGCGGGGCCATTGGTGGTGGGCGCGGTGATTTTGGGCGGTGCTGATATCGAGGGGCTCAACGACAGTAAAAAATTGACCAAAAAACGCCGCGAGGCTTTGGACGAGGTAATTCGTGAGCAGGCGGCTGCGTGGGCGCTAGGCTGGGTGAGCGCTGGAGAATTGGACGACGTTGGTATGAGCCAGGCCTTGCGTCTGGCGACGCGGCGGGCGGTCAAGCAAATTCAGTCGCAGTGCAAGGAGAAAAATTTGGCATTTGATGAAATTATCATTGACGGGACGGTTAATTTTCTGGCGGATACAGCGCTGGAGCGATACGTGACGGTGATGGCGAAAGCTGACGGTTTGATCCCCAGTGTGTCGGCAGCATCGATCATCGCCAAGGTAGCGCGCGATCAGTTTATGACCGAGCAAGACGTGGTCTATCCAGGGTACGGCTTCGCGTCGAATGCTGGCTATGGTGTGGCGAAGCACCGCGCGGCGATTGAGCGGCTGGGCGTGACGCCGCTACATCGGCTGAGTTTTGCGCCACTGCAAAAATACGCCGGCACTGAGGGGAATTCGCAACTATCGTCTAGTAGTCAAATTAAACATCAGCAGGGAAACACGACGCGTCAAATTGGCGATATGGGTGAACAGACGGCCGCGGACTGGCTGACAGCGGATGGACATGAGATTATCGCTCGCAATTGGCGGACGCGGTACTGCGAGATTGATATTGTCAGCATGAAAGACGATGTGCTGTGGTTTACCGAGGTGAAATACCGTAAAAATGATGACTTTGGTGGTGGACTGGCGGCAATTACCACCAAAAAACAGCGACAAATGCGCTTTGCAGCTGAATTATTCATGGCAAAGCATCCGCAATATGAAGGATGTGACATGCGGTTACTGGCGGTAGCTGTCGAGGGTAATCCGCTGACAGTACGAAAGCAGGTGGTGTTGGAGTAA
- the rplS gene encoding 50S ribosomal protein L19 → MSFELINKVNQAQKKQAVVDARSGDTVRVYQKIKEGNKERIQMFEGVVIRTDNKGSHTSRITVRKIASGVGVEKSFLLHSPLIEKVEIVRRAKVRRKFLSFLRKRSGKSARLTAKNFDRVAVNNVHDAKAEAEAERLKEEAAQAAAAKQAEKDAAQAELDAKAAEVEARHKEA, encoded by the coding sequence ATGAGTTTTGAACTAATCAACAAAGTCAACCAAGCACAGAAAAAGCAAGCAGTTGTTGACGCCCGCAGTGGTGACACCGTTCGTGTGTATCAAAAGATTAAAGAAGGTAACAAAGAGCGTATCCAGATGTTTGAGGGTGTGGTCATCCGCACCGACAACAAAGGTTCGCACACCTCACGCATCACCGTTCGTAAAATCGCCTCAGGTGTTGGTGTGGAAAAATCATTCTTGCTGCACAGCCCACTGATTGAAAAGGTGGAAATCGTCCGCCGTGCCAAGGTTCGCCGCAAGTTCCTCAGCTTCCTACGTAAGCGTTCTGGTAAATCAGCTCGCTTGACTGCCAAAAACTTTGATCGCGTGGCTGTCAACAATGTGCACGACGCCAAGGCTGAAGCAGAAGCTGAACGCTTGAAAGAAGAGGCCGCACAAGCTGCCGCTGCCAAGCAAGCTGAAAAAGACGCTGCTCAGGCAGAACTTGACGCCAAGGCTGCTGAAGTAGAAGCACGCCACAAAGAAGCGTAA
- a CDS encoding NAD(P)-dependent malic enzyme, which produces MDYNKLALELHEKYKGKITTSLRDQEELDRDKLSSYYSPGVGAVSQAIADNPADLPRYTWTNNLVGVISDGSAILGLGDLGPKAAMPVMEGKALLFKHFADVDAVPVVLDVHDTEEIIATVKAIAPSFGAINLEDIAAPKCFEIEERLKAELDIPVFHDDQHGTAVVVLAGLINAAKLTGRNLADCKFVVIGAGAAGTAIIKLLHLYGARNIVAVDSRGIVGASRTDLNAEKTALLEYVDASQAGSIEDAITDADVFIGVSRAGLLTPELVQKMAEHPIIFALANPVPEIMPDVARQAGAAVVATGRSDFPNQVNNSLAFPGIFRGALDHGVKKITDQHKLAAAEALAGLVENPTADEVIPSPFDERVPSTVAAVIQ; this is translated from the coding sequence ATGGATTACAACAAATTAGCACTTGAATTACACGAAAAATATAAAGGTAAAATTACTACCAGCTTGCGCGACCAAGAGGAACTGGATCGTGACAAATTGAGCTCGTATTACAGCCCGGGCGTTGGCGCAGTCAGCCAAGCGATCGCCGATAACCCAGCAGACTTACCAAGGTACACTTGGACGAACAATCTGGTCGGTGTCATCTCTGACGGCTCAGCCATCTTGGGCCTCGGTGATTTGGGACCAAAAGCCGCCATGCCAGTGATGGAAGGTAAGGCGCTGCTGTTCAAGCATTTTGCCGATGTTGACGCTGTGCCAGTTGTGCTGGATGTTCACGACACGGAAGAGATTATCGCCACAGTTAAGGCAATTGCACCAAGCTTTGGCGCTATCAACCTGGAGGATATCGCCGCACCAAAGTGTTTTGAGATTGAAGAGCGCCTCAAGGCCGAGCTGGATATCCCTGTGTTTCACGATGATCAACACGGCACGGCGGTCGTGGTGTTGGCGGGTCTGATTAATGCTGCGAAACTAACCGGACGAAATTTGGCGGACTGTAAATTTGTGGTCATTGGCGCGGGCGCAGCTGGCACGGCCATCATTAAATTATTGCATCTATACGGCGCAAGGAACATCGTGGCGGTAGACAGCCGGGGCATCGTCGGCGCGTCTCGCACGGATCTGAATGCTGAAAAAACTGCGCTTCTAGAATACGTTGATGCTTCACAAGCCGGCTCCATCGAAGACGCCATCACTGACGCTGACGTGTTTATCGGTGTGTCACGCGCTGGACTACTTACGCCGGAATTGGTGCAAAAAATGGCTGAGCATCCAATTATCTTTGCCCTGGCCAACCCAGTGCCAGAAATCATGCCAGATGTCGCCCGACAAGCCGGTGCCGCTGTTGTCGCCACTGGTCGCAGCGATTTTCCAAACCAAGTCAATAATTCTCTGGCTTTCCCGGGTATCTTCCGCGGCGCGCTAGACCATGGCGTGAAAAAAATCACCGACCAGCATAAACTAGCAGCCGCCGAGGCTTTGGCTGGGCTAGTCGAAAATCCAACTGCTGACGAAGTCATCCCTTCGCCGTTTGATGAGCGAGTGCCGTCAACTGTTGCTGCAGTGATACAGTAA